TGCAGCATCGCCATGGATCGGATGTTCTGCGATCCTTTGGAATGCTGGGTCCAGCCGAGCGCATACATCGACGTCATAGTCTTTGTCGGAGACGAGCATTCGGAGATCATCTGCGCCACCTTCAGGAACTTGTCCTTGGGCGTGCCGCAGATACGTTCGACCATTTCGGGCGTGTAGGTCGCCACATGAGCCTTGAGCATGTTCCAGACGCAGCGCGGATGCTGCAGTGTATCATCGACCACGGCAAAGCCGTCCGGACCGATCTCGTACTCCCAAGTCGAACGATCGTAGTCGCGCTTGTTCTCGTCGTAGCCCGTGAACAGGCCGTCGTTATAGGCAAAGCCCTCCTTCACGATATAGGCCGCGTTGGTGAAGGCCTTCACGTATTCCCACTGCACCTTGTCGTTCTGGATGCAGTAATTGATCACGCCGAGCAGGAACGCGATATCAGTCCCCTGCCGAATGGGTGCGTAGAAGTCTGACACCGAGGCCGAGCGGGTATAGCGCGGATCGACGACGATCAGCTTCGCGCCACGATTGGCCTTCGCTTCCGTGACCCATTTGAAGCCGCACGGATGCGCTTCAGCGGCATTGCCGCCCATGATGACGACGAGATCCGTATTACGGATATCCGTCCAAGAATTGGTCATCGCGCCACGACCGAAAGTTGGGCCCAGACTGGACACCGTGGGGCCGTGTCAAACGCGCGCCTGATTATCGAATGCGACGATTCCCGTGCTGCGGACGACCTTATAGGTCAGCCATGCTGTTTCGTTCGTGGTTGCCGAGGCGGCCAGGAAGCCGACCGTCGTCCAGCGATTGACCGGGACGCCGGCCTCGTTCGCGGCGATGAAGTTCGCGTCGCGATCTTCCTTCATCAGCCTTGCAATGCGGTCGAGCGCCTGATCCCATGATATCCGCTCGAACTTGTCGGAACCCGGCTTGCGGACCATTGGGTATTTCAGGCGGGTCTCCGCCGTCACGAAATCCTTGAGGGCTGCCCCTTTCGGGCAGAGGGTGCCGCGGTTCGTCGGGTGGTCGGCATCACCTTCGATGTGGACGATCTCGGCAGTCTCGCCCTTCCGGAGGTCCCCCTTCGAATACATGATGATGCCACAGGCCACGGAGCAATACGGGCAGGTATTGCGCGTCTCCATCGTGTTCGTCAGCTTGAAGGGCCTAATGGCCGCGGCCTGCGCCGCCTCAAGATCTGCGAACCCGAAGGCTCCCATCGTGGTCCCGGCAACACCCACGCCTGCAGCCTTGAGGAAGCCGCGTCGTGAGAGTTCCATGTTCATGGTCACCCTCCCTATGATTTCGCACTGCAACAACTTCTCTACTGTAAAATAGGTTAGTTTCGAACATTTCTAGTGTCAAACTTCGCACGCTTGATCTGGACCTTTCCGCGTATGAAGCGTGGCCTACATGTGAAACATCGGGTCGGCGATTGGGACAGGCCATTCCTCGTATACCTGCGTGTCGAAGAGTGCATCGTTGAGCGAGATCCCAAGTGTCGGCATCGGCAAAAATTCGGATCCACTTTTCCGCCCGATGCGCTAGAGAGGCTCACGCCATATCCAGACAGGGGTTAGGGCACGCGAGATGGGGTCTAGGGGTTGGGCGGCTTTCCGCCATATGGATTTCCGGTTGTTCTGCGCAGCCCGGTTTGCCATGGCGCTTGCCGTTCAGATCCAAACCGTAGCCGTTGCATGGCTCGTTTACGACATCAGCGGCTCTGCGCTGAATCTCGGCCTTGTCGGGCTCGCGTCGTTCCTGCCCACGATGGCCCTCGTGCTCGTCACCGGCCTTGTCGCAGACCGGTACAGCCGGCGTTGGATCCTCCTCCTCGTCTTCTCGGCGATGGCCCTGACCGCTCTCGGCTTGCTGGTGCAGGTGCATGCGAGTGTGCCGAGCCTCTGGCCTATCTACGGCCTTCTGGTGGCCTTCGGTGCGGCCCGAGCCTTCGGAAACCCCGCCGCGCAGGCGATCGTTCCGACGCTGGTGCCCACGGGCGATCTGGCGAACGCGATCGCCTGGAACTCGTCCGTCATGCAGGTCGCCACCATCAGCGGCCCGGCAGTCGGAGGCATTCTCTATGCGGTTCATCCGACAGCGCCGTTCCTGGGGTCGGCCGCCTGTTTCGGGCTGGCCGCCCTGCTCATCGCCGCTTTGCGCCTGCGGCCCGCCGAGGTCAAACGGGAGCCTGTGACCTGGTCCCGTCTCGTGGCAGGCCTAGTCTTCCTGCGGACGAGACCGCTTCTGCTCGGAGCGATCTCCCTGGACCTGTTCGCCGTCCTTCTCGGAGGAGCGACGGCCCTGATGCCGATCTTCGCCCGCGACGTGTTCCATGTGGGTCCATGGGGGCTTGGCCTCCTGCGCTCCATGCCGGCCGTCGGCGCCGTCACCATGGCGATCGTGCTGGCCCACTCGTCCCTTATCACCCGCCGCGCCGGCCTGCGAATGCTGCAGGCAGTCGGTATCTTTGGACTGGCGACGATAGGCTTCGGATTGTCGACGAGTTTCGGCCTGACGCTCGTGCTGCTCGCCGTCCTCGGCGCCGCCGACATGGTCAGCGTGGTCGTCCGCCAGACCCTCGTCCAAGCGGAGACGCCGGATGAGTTACGGGGCCGCGTGGCAGCGGTGAACACGGTGTTCATCGGTGCCTCCAATGAACTCGGCGAGTTCGAGTCAGGGACGCTGGCTTGGCTGGTAGGGGCTCCCGCGGCCGTCGTGATCGGCGGCATCGGGACCTTCACGCTTGCGGTTCTCTGGAGATTCTGGTTCCCCGACCTTGCCCGTCGGGACCAGCTCGTCCGCAGCGAAGTGACGAGAAACGTCGAACCTCAGAAGGCATAGTCCTTCAGCGCCGAGGCCGATGAGCATTCCCGCGACAATTTTCTCTCCTACGACCTCATCGGCACGGCGCTCTTCGATGGCATGGGAAGCTGCCCCGGCCGCGAAAGGGGAATGTCGAACACGATGCGGCAGCGTCCATTGCCCTCGATATCGACACCTGTTCCGTACTCCGCCAGGATGTCTTCCACGATCCCAAGGCCGAGCCCGCTCGAGTCCGGATCGGAGCGTGCCGGCACGCCGCGCTCGGGTCTCTCCCCGCGAGCATGACCGGCGAAGCCTGGTCCGTCGTCCTCGACGCTGATCCGAGCCTTGTCGCCCAGCCTCTCGATTTGGACCGTGACCTGCGTCTTCGCCCACTTGCGGGCATTGTCGAGGAGATTGCCCATAACCTCGCCGAAGTCGTGAGGATCCATGTCGACCGCCAGATCCGCAGGGATATCGGCCTCCCACATCAGCCGCTCTCCTCTGGGCATGTGCTGCATCAGTCTCAAGAGGCGGGCAATGGTCTCGTCCACCTGCGTATAAGCGCCGCAGCCCACGGATGCGCCGCTGGTGCGGGCGCGCGCCACCTCGCGCTCGACATGCGTGTAGATCAGCTGCAGCTGCTCCTGCATGCATCCCGCGACATCCTGCAGGCCCGCCTGTTCAAGCCGCCTCACCTCCCCGCGAAGAATCGTCAACGGGGTCTTCAGCCCATGGGCCAATGCGCCGGCGCGATCACGAGCCTTGCGGACAAGATCCTCCTGCCGGTCGAGCAGCCTGTTGATGCTCTCGGCGAGCGGCTCCACCTCTACGGGGAAGCGTTGCATCATGCGCCGGATCTGGCCGGTCTGAACGGCACTCAATTCTTGCCCTACGGCCCGCAAGGGGCGCAGGCCCAGCGAGAGCTGGAGCCATGCGAAGAGGACGAGGACGGCCGCTATGGGGATGAGGACCCGTGTGACATCCCACCCGAAGGCCTGACGCAGCTCGACGACCTGGCCATGATCGAGGGCGACGGACAGGCTGACACGGCGCGGCCCCTGGTCGCCGTCCACCGTGACCTCCCGTTCGATCACGTAAAGCTCCGATCCATCGGGACCGTCGATCTCGAAGGCCTTGTCCCGATCAGTCTCTTCACGCGATCCGGCCAAGGGAAGTTCCTTGTCCCAGAGCGAACGCGACCGCATGATCGGGCGCCCGCCCTCGGAAACCTGCCAATAGGCCCCGCCATACGGCTGGTGATAGCGCGGGTCCGTCAACTTCTGGCCTATCCCGGCCTCTCCTTCCGTGCCGAAGGCCGTCGCAAGCTCCGTCCAATGGATGTTGAGATCCTGCTCGACATAGCGGAGCACCTGTCGTTCGAAGAACACGACGAGGGAGGCGCCAGCCACCGCAATCGTCACAAGGATGGATGTCACGGCGACGACCAGCAGCCGCAGACGAATGGAATTGCAGATCATGGCACAGGCGTCTCCATGATGTAGCCGTGGCCGCGCCGGGTGCCGATCGTGTCCGTTCCGATCTTGCGCCGGAGACGGGCCACGAGGGCCTCGACCGCATTGCTTTCCGGCTCGTCCGAACCATAGACGTGCTCGACGAGTTCGCTCTGGGCGACGACGCGATCCCGGTTGTGAGCCAGGTATCTGAGCAGACGAAACTCGAGGGGCGACAGCTCGATGGCTCTGCCGTTGAGCAGCACCCGCAGTCGCCGTGTATCGATATGCAGGGCCCCGACCTCGATTAGCGGCGTGACATGACGCCCGACCCGCCGCAACAGGGCGGCCAGCCGGGCCAGCAGCTCCTCCATCTCGAAGGGCTTGGTCAGATAATCGTCGGCACCGGCATCGATGCCCTCGACCCTTTGCAGCCAGGAGCCCCGGGCCGTGAGAACGAGGATCGGGACGGTGCTGGCCTCGTCCCGCAGCCGCCGCACCACGGACAAACCGTCGAGCTTCGGCAATCCCAAGTCCAGGATGAGCGCATCGTACTCTTCGGTCGAAGCCCGGAACCAGCCTTCCTCCCCATCGCGGACGACATCCACCACATACCCGGTTCCGGCCAGTGCGTGCTGGATGTCGCGGGCAATGGCCAGCTCATCTTCGACGAGAAGAACTCTCATTAGCGTCTCCGGATCTGGAGGATCTGATTGTTGCGGGCATCGACAACCACCTCCTGATAGCGGCGGTCCCGAGTGAGAACGAGAAATTCGTAACGCCACTGGCCGCTCCAGGATTGCCGGAGATCGACCTCCAGGATCTTACCGGGAACGGCCCGCGAGACAGTCGGCAGCACCGCGTTCAGGGCAAGGGCCCAGCCCTGCGAGACGGCCTCCCGGGCATTCTCGGATGAGGTCCTGCCCCAGCCGCGTTGGGTCGGCTCGTCATCGTCCCCGCCACGTCCTCGCCCGCGTCCGCGCCCTCCATCGTCGCCGCCCTTGTCCTGGCCGCGGTCATCCCCACCTCCTCGGCCGCTGCTGTCTCCGCCCCCATGGCCGCCTTCTCCCCCTCCTCCACCGCCGCCATCGCCATCCTTGGCGGCCGCGGTGAAGGGCCAGGAGCTCTCCAGGGCGGTAAAAGCCACGGTGGCCGCGAGGAGGACTATAAGCTGACGTCGGATCATGAAATCTTCCAAAGCGATCCAGCATAGCACGCCGAACCTGATATTTCGCTGACATAGCCCATCAGGTTCACATGCCCGGTTCCGTTCAGATTGCCAGGGCATCGGCGCCGATCTCTCGCGCCGGATGAACGGAGGAATACGATGCTGAAGCCAATGAAGAGCGGACCGAGCGTACTGGTTCTGGGTGCAGTTCTGGCGTCCCTGACGGCTGCAGCCGTTCCGGCGGCTGTCGCAAGTGCCTATTTGTCACCGGCATCGGCTCGTGGCAGCGATGACGGCGGCCGCGGCGGAGATGACAGCGGTGGACGAGGAGGACGCGGGGGCGACGACCACGGCGGCACGCGAAGCGGAGACGACAGCGGCGAGCGCGGAGGACGGGGCGGAGACGATAACGGACGCGGCCGGAACAGCGATGACGGCGGCCCCCGTGGCGGCGATGCCGGGCGCGGACGCGGGCGTGGCGCAGATGATGGTCCGAGCCGAAGCCGCGAGGACAACACGCGCAATCACAGCCGAGCGGATGACGGATCCCGGACAAGAACCCAGGATCAGCACCAGACCCGGACCCGCACGCGTGGGACGGACGATCTCGCCGAGATGCGTCGGGTGCGGGGGCGCGGAGCGGATGACGCAAGCGTTTCGGAGGACAATGGAGGGCGCGTGGATCGCGACAGGCGCTTCGAGCCTGGAGATGACCGCAGGATCAACGGTCGATAAAAGAGACGCTTTGGCGCTTCGCGCAATGTTATCCGCACGAGAGGGATGATCCCTCTCGTGCGGTTGTTATCCCTATCCCTGGAGCTGAGCCCACATGTCGCGGTCGCGTTCGGCGGTCCAGATGACAGGATGGTCGATTCCGGAGGCTTCGTCGAAGGCGCGCGAGACGTTGAACGGGAGGCAATGCTCGTAGATGGCGAAATTTCCGAACTTTGGGTCCATCACCTCGCGCGTGGCGGCAAAGGTTTCCTTTAACGAGCGCCCGCGTGCCACAGACAGCTCGGCCGCGCCATAGAGCGTGTTGACGAAATCGCGGGTCATCGCCACGGCCTCGCGCACCGCCTGGTCACCCTGCAAGGCATCTCCTCGTCCCGGCGCGATGGCCTTGGGCTGGAAGTCGAGAATGGAATCGAGTGTCTGGGGCCATTCGCGCAGATGAGCGTCGCCGCAATAGCAGGCTGAATGGTACTCCACCAGATCCCCGGTGAACATCACCTCGGCATCCGGCACCCAGGCGACGATGTCGCCCGCCGTGTGGCCGGCACCGAGATGGAACAGCTTGACCTCGCGTTTTCCTAAGAACACAGACATGCCGCTTTCGAAAGTGAGCGTCGGCCAGGTCAGGCCCTCCGGGATGCTGCTCTCGCCGCGGAACAGGCGTGGGAAGCGGCCGATCTCAGAGGCCTTGTCCTGCTCGCCGCGCTCGACGATCAGATCGTAAGTGGCATTCGAGGCGATGATGCCCTGCGCCTTATAGGCGGAGGCGCCGAGCACCCGCACGGCGTGGTAGTGGGAGAGAACCACGTACTTGATCGGCTTGTCGGTGATG
This region of Microvirga mediterraneensis genomic DNA includes:
- a CDS encoding PepSY domain-containing protein, producing the protein MIRRQLIVLLAATVAFTALESSWPFTAAAKDGDGGGGGGGEGGHGGGDSSGRGGGDDRGQDKGGDDGGRGRGRGRGGDDDEPTQRGWGRTSSENAREAVSQGWALALNAVLPTVSRAVPGKILEVDLRQSWSGQWRYEFLVLTRDRRYQEVVVDARNNQILQIRRR
- a CDS encoding MFS transporter; its protein translation is MGSRGWAAFRHMDFRLFCAARFAMALAVQIQTVAVAWLVYDISGSALNLGLVGLASFLPTMALVLVTGLVADRYSRRWILLLVFSAMALTALGLLVQVHASVPSLWPIYGLLVAFGAARAFGNPAAQAIVPTLVPTGDLANAIAWNSSVMQVATISGPAVGGILYAVHPTAPFLGSAACFGLAALLIAALRLRPAEVKREPVTWSRLVAGLVFLRTRPLLLGAISLDLFAVLLGGATALMPIFARDVFHVGPWGLGLLRSMPAVGAVTMAIVLAHSSLITRRAGLRMLQAVGIFGLATIGFGLSTSFGLTLVLLAVLGAADMVSVVVRQTLVQAETPDELRGRVAAVNTVFIGASNELGEFESGTLAWLVGAPAAVVIGGIGTFTLAVLWRFWFPDLARRDQLVRSEVTRNVEPQKA
- a CDS encoding MBL fold metallo-hydrolase codes for the protein MTAKAFASTGDMAAKTVSFTEIGPDLYAYTAEGDPNSGIIVGDDGCMVIDAQATPAMAEDVIARVRTITDKPIKYVVLSHYHAVRVLGASAYKAQGIIASNATYDLIVERGEQDKASEIGRFPRLFRGESSIPEGLTWPTLTFESGMSVFLGKREVKLFHLGAGHTAGDIVAWVPDAEVMFTGDLVEYHSACYCGDAHLREWPQTLDSILDFQPKAIAPGRGDALQGDQAVREAVAMTRDFVNTLYGAAELSVARGRSLKETFAATREVMDPKFGNFAIYEHCLPFNVSRAFDEASGIDHPVIWTAERDRDMWAQLQG
- a CDS encoding response regulator transcription factor, which produces MRVLLVEDELAIARDIQHALAGTGYVVDVVRDGEEGWFRASTEEYDALILDLGLPKLDGLSVVRRLRDEASTVPILVLTARGSWLQRVEGIDAGADDYLTKPFEMEELLARLAALLRRVGRHVTPLIEVGALHIDTRRLRVLLNGRAIELSPLEFRLLRYLAHNRDRVVAQSELVEHVYGSDEPESNAVEALVARLRRKIGTDTIGTRRGHGYIMETPVP
- a CDS encoding sensor histidine kinase — its product is MICNSIRLRLLVVAVTSILVTIAVAGASLVVFFERQVLRYVEQDLNIHWTELATAFGTEGEAGIGQKLTDPRYHQPYGGAYWQVSEGGRPIMRSRSLWDKELPLAGSREETDRDKAFEIDGPDGSELYVIEREVTVDGDQGPRRVSLSVALDHGQVVELRQAFGWDVTRVLIPIAAVLVLFAWLQLSLGLRPLRAVGQELSAVQTGQIRRMMQRFPVEVEPLAESINRLLDRQEDLVRKARDRAGALAHGLKTPLTILRGEVRRLEQAGLQDVAGCMQEQLQLIYTHVEREVARARTSGASVGCGAYTQVDETIARLLRLMQHMPRGERLMWEADIPADLAVDMDPHDFGEVMGNLLDNARKWAKTQVTVQIERLGDKARISVEDDGPGFAGHARGERPERGVPARSDPDSSGLGLGIVEDILAEYGTGVDIEGNGRCRIVFDIPLSRPGQLPMPSKSAVPMRS